Genomic DNA from Gimesia aquarii:
AGCCCTTTCGGACGGCAGTGTGTTCACAGGGACGGCTTTTGGTGCAGAAGGAGAAATCCATGGTGAAGTTGTGTTCAACACGAGCATGACCGGCTACCAGGAAATTCTGACCGATCCATCATATTGTGGACAAATCGTCACAATGACGTACCCCCAAATTGGTAATTACGGTATTGCTCCGGAAGATGTGGAATCTTCTGGAATCGCTTTACGCGGTTTCATCATTCGTGAACTTTGTGAAGTCCCCAGTAATTATCGCTCAACTCAGACTCTTGATGAATATCTGAAATCAGCTGGTGTCATCGGATTGCAGGGAATCGACACCCGAGCTCTCGTGCGAAAAATTCGTACTCATGGCGCCATGACAGGTATCCTCTCGACAGAAGATCTAGACGATCAATCTCTGGTAAAAAAAGCACAAGAAAGTCCTCAACTTGCTGGACAGGATTTAGTGAGTCAGGTCATTCCGAAGTCTTCACGTGAATGGAATGAGAGTTTACATCCCCTGGCACATAGTAGTTCGACTCATGCTTTCAGTGGAAAAAATTTGGAAAGTCTCTCTGAAGCCGATTACGTCTCTGAAAATTCCTATCACATCGTGGCCATTGACTATGGCATGAAATGGAATATTCCACGCCATTTGAGCCAACTGGGCTGTAAAGTGACTATCCTTCCTGGTGACTGTACCGCTCAAGATGTCCTGGAATTGAACCCTGATGGTGTTTTCCTGTCGAATGGTCCTGGTGACCCGGAACCACTGACTTATGCCATCGAGACGATCCGTTCTCTATTAGACAAGATCCCTATTTTTGGAATCTGCCTGGGTCATCAACTATTGGGCTTAGCCTGTGGCTGCAAAACATTTAAACTCAAGTTTGGTCATCGTGGTGCAAATCAGCCTGTCGTTAACCATGACACAGGACAGGTAGAGATTACATCCCAGAATCATGGATTTGCCATCGACCCTGAATCAATGCCTGCCGATGTTGAAATCACTCATGTCAATATGAATGACGATACGGTCGCCGGCTTAAGGCATAAAACTTACCCTGCGTTCAGTGTGCAATACCATCCGGAAGCATCGGCGGGTCCACACGACAGTCACTACCTGTTTCGACAATTCTATAATTGCATCAGTAGTAATACACGGGTTTCATCTTGAT
This window encodes:
- the carA gene encoding glutamine-hydrolyzing carbamoyl-phosphate synthase small subunit; protein product: MQKTAKLALSDGSVFTGTAFGAEGEIHGEVVFNTSMTGYQEILTDPSYCGQIVTMTYPQIGNYGIAPEDVESSGIALRGFIIRELCEVPSNYRSTQTLDEYLKSAGVIGLQGIDTRALVRKIRTHGAMTGILSTEDLDDQSLVKKAQESPQLAGQDLVSQVIPKSSREWNESLHPLAHSSSTHAFSGKNLESLSEADYVSENSYHIVAIDYGMKWNIPRHLSQLGCKVTILPGDCTAQDVLELNPDGVFLSNGPGDPEPLTYAIETIRSLLDKIPIFGICLGHQLLGLACGCKTFKLKFGHRGANQPVVNHDTGQVEITSQNHGFAIDPESMPADVEITHVNMNDDTVAGLRHKTYPAFSVQYHPEASAGPHDSHYLFRQFYNCISSNTRVSS